Within the Acidimicrobiia bacterium genome, the region ACGGTCTGGCGTGACGACGCGGCGCTGCCTACGGAGCTCGTGTTCTCCGTCAGCTACCTCGGCGGCAGCCAGTCGACCTTCTCGCTCACCTTCTCGCGGCCCGGCGCCCCCGTGATCGCCCAGTACTTCAACTTCCTGCGGCTCGGACGGGACGGCTACCGGCACGTCCAAGCCGCCACCCGGGACGTGGCCCGGCGGCTCGCGGCAGGCGTCGGCGCGCTCGGCCCCTTCGAGCTGATCAGCGAGGCCCGGCAGCTCCCGGTCTTCGCCTTCACCCTGCGCGAGGACCAGACCCGGTACTCCGTCTTCGACGTCTCCCGGGCCCTTCGCGAGCGGGGCTGGCTGGTCCCCGCCTATCCGTTCCCGCCCGACCTCGAGCACCTCGACGTGCTCCGGATCGTGGTGCGGAACGGCTTCAGCCGCGACCTCGCGGACCTGCTGCTCGACGACCTGCGGGAGTCGGTCACCGAACTCGAGCGCCAGCGGGAGCCGTTCAGCCGGCCGGTGGCGGGATTCCACCACTGACCGCGCCCGAGGCCAACGACACCGGTTGACGGGGAGGAGCGACCCGTGAACCTCACCCGCCTCGTGATCGCCGAACGTCCCGTGGCGAGCGACCCGCAGCTCTCCGTCGGGTGGGGCGGCGGGGTCGACGGGAACTCCCGCTTGACCGGCGGTGTCGGCGCGGCGCTGTTCGTCATCCTGGCCGTCGAAGCGGTCACGCTCCTGCAGGTCAAGCAGCTGATCTCGCTGCATGTCTTCATCGGAATGCTGCTCGTCCCCCTCGTCCTCCTCAAGACCGCGACGACCGGGTACCGCTTCGCCCGCTACTACCGGGGCGACGCCGCGTACGCCTGCAAGGGGCCGCCGCCCCTCATCCTGCGCATCACCGGGCCGCCCCTCGTCGTCTCGTCGCTGGCGCTGCTCGGCACCGGCGTCGCGCTCATCGCCCTGGGTCGCAGCGCCGGCCACCAGTACCTGTGGCTCCACCAGGCCAGCTTCTTCGTGTGGGCGGCGTTGATCGCGGTCCACGTGCTCGGGCACCTGCAGGAGACCGCCGCCCTCACGGCGGCGGACTGGCGCGAGCGCCCCGGGCGCGGCGAGACCGAGCATCGGCTGGCCGGAGCCCGGGCCCGGCTCAGCCTGGTCGTGGCGACGCTCGCCGTCGGCGCAGTGCTCGGCATCGCGTCCCTCGGCTGGGTCGGCACCTGGCACCACGTCAGCCACCTCGGTCACGGTTGAGTCGGCCTCGAGGCCGCGTCGCGACCCTCCCCGCCGAGCCCTACGACCAGGCGGCGATCCTGCTCACAGGCCGCTCGTCACGGGTGGACGCGAACGGACGTCCCGGCGGAGATCGCCAGCACCGTCAGCAGCACCACGAGCGCCACCCACATGATCACGAGGCGGACGCGGACGCCGTGCGGCACGGAGACGTAGCGCCTCCCGAAGCGACGGTCCTGGTTGCTCATCGCGTCCGCACCGATCGTGTCGGCCGTCAGTGCGCGCTGGCGAAGGCCACCATGCGCGCGTACAGCTCGAGGACCTTGATGGCGTAGTCGGGGTCGGTCGCCCACTTGCCGTTCCCCATGACGTTCCACAGCGGCGCCGAGCCCTTGTACGCGAACGAGTCGTAGGAGGCCGCGGCGGCAGCCGGGTTGGCCCCGAACAGCGCCGCCTCGGGCGGGTGCGCGAGCAGCGCGGCGCGGCTGTCGGGGTCGGCGTAGCTGCGGAGCAGCTGGATCTGGGCCCGCACGCCGTCGCGGGGCGTCGGGAAGCCGATCTCGCTCGTGCAGCTGTCGCAGGCGCCGATGCCGGCGAAGTTGTTGTCGAGGGCGTGCCCGAACGAGCCGGTCTCGAGGATCGCCTGCGCGAAGGCGAGGTCGCCGGCGACGTGCTCGGCCGCTCCCTCCTCGATGTACATCTGAGTCAACTGGTCGATCGTCGTCCCGCCGGCGAGGTGCGCGCCGAGGCCGGTGGAGCGGAACCACGCCGCGAGCTGCGCGGCGGTCAGGCGGGCCGTGCCCATGACGGGGATGCCCCCGAGCTTGCCGAGGATGGATTCGTCACGGGCGCGCACCGCCTCGAGGCTCGCCTGCACCGACTGGAGCCGCACCTGGTCGTCGGCCACCGCCTGGCGCTCGAGGTCGCGCTGCGAGCGCTGCTGCTGGAGCAGGTTCTCGGCGGCGGTGAGCTCGTCGAGCTGCTGGTTGGCGTCGATCGACGCCGCGTTCGTGTAGGCCTCGCCAGCGCCGACGTCGAGGACGTGCTGGACCCGCAGCACCGCACCCTGGTTGCCGTGCTGCTCGTAGACGGCCGCGGCCCGCGCCGCCAAGGCCGCCTTCAGCTGGTCGATCTGGACCTGGGTGGCGTTGGCGCGCGTCGTGACGTCGAGGAGGGCCACCTCGGCGTCGTGGAGCCGGGCCTGCACCTGGCTGACCTCGAGCGCCACCTGGTCGAGTCGGGTCGCGGTGCGCGACAGCTCGATGGCGGCCGCGAGGAGCTGGTCCTGACCGGTCGGCGGCGGCGGAGGCGTCGCTTGCGCGCCGGCGACGGCCGGCACCAGCAGGACACTGAACCCAGCCACGAGCGAGGCCAGGACCGGCCGGCAGCGGCGGAGGCGGTTGGTCACGGCGTCACGGGCGGTTACCGGGGATCGTCAAGGGAGCAGCGCTCGTCCACCCCTATTGACGACCGGCGGCGGCACGGACTTGACCGAAAACCCACCCAAACCGGGCACGCCGGGCCCCGGGGTGGGCCGCCAGCGGTCGGGCTGGCCGCCGGCTGGCCAGAGCCGTCGAGGGCGGCCACCATCGAGCAGGATGCAGGGCGTGGGACCCGACCGCCGGCACGCGTCGTGACACCTTCCGTCCTGGTCGTCCTCGGGGCCTTCCTCGCCTCCGCGGTGGAGATGGTCGAGGCCCTGACGATCGTGCTCGCGGTGGGCGTGACGCGCGGCTGGCGGTCCGTGGCCATCGGCGTCGCCGCCGCCTTCGTGACGCTCGCCGCCCTCATCGCCGCCCTCGGCCCGGCCCTCACCGCGATCCCGCTCTCGGTGCTCCGGGTCGTGGTCGGGGCGGTGCTGTTGACGTTCGGGTTGCAGTGGCTGCGCAAGGCCATCCTCCGGGCGGCGGGGATCCGCCCCCTGCACGACGAGGACGCCATCTACGCGCGAGAGGTCGAGGAATCGCGCCACGCCGCTCACACCGTGCGGGCGCGCCTCGACTGGTACTCGTTCACGCTGGCGTTCAAGGGGGTGCTCCTCGAGGGGCTCGAGGTGGTGTTCATCGTCGTGAGCTTCGGGAGCACGGGCGGGCACCTGGGCCTGGCGGCCGCCGGCGCCGGCGGCGCGCTGGTGATCGTCGCCGGCGTAGGGGCGCTCGTGCATCGGCCGCTCTCCCGGGTACCGGAGAACTCGCTGAAGTTCACGGTCGGGGTCATGCTGAGCGCCTTCGGGGTGTTCTGGGGCGGGGAGGGGGTCGGGGTGTCGTGGCCCGGCGAAGACCTCGCGCTGCTCGCCCTGGTCGGCTTCTTCGCCGTGCTCGCGCTGGCGCTGGTCGCGGACCTCAAGCGGCGGCCGGCGGTCGCGGGACGGCCGACGCGGGCGGTCCAGGCCTGATGGGCGTGCTCGCGCGCTTCGGCCGCTTCTGGTACGACTTCCTCATCGGCGACGACTGGCTCGCCGCGGGCGGCGTCGCGGTGGCGCTCGGCGTCACCGCGCTGCTGACGGAGCGCAACAACCCGTGGTGGTTGCTGCCGGTCGCGATCGGCGGCGTCTTGGCGTTCTCGGTCCGGCGCGCCGCCGCGGCGTCGAACCGGCGGTCGGACGACGCCTGAGGCTGGCGTCGACGGCTCGGCCCAACCGCGCGCGACGCGACCGAGCGCGAGCGGCACCGGCGACTAGCGTCGACGAATCGTGACCGCGCCGGAGCCGCGACCGGCGTCCCTCGACCGGGAGCCCGTGCAGGCCTCTCCGGCGCGACCGCGCCCGCCGCCCCTGTCCGTGGCGCTGCTCGTCGTGGCCGCGGCGCTGCTCATCGCGGTGACCGTCGGGGCTCGTCACTCGGTCGGGAGCACGATCCTCGTGGTGGGGGCGGCGGCCGCCGTCGGCGCCTTCGCCCTCCTGGAGGCGCGCCGTCCCCGGATCGGCCCGCGGCCGGTCGTGGCCACGATCGGCGTGGTCCTCGTCGTCGCCGTCTGCGTGGGGCCGCGCTCCTCGAACGACCTGTGGTCCTACACGATGTACGGCCGGATGGTGAGCGTGTACGGGTCCAGCCCGTACCGGCACGTGCCCGCCGAGTACCGCGCCGATCCCTTCGACCACCTCGTGAGTCCGATCTGGCAGCACCGCGGCTCGGTCTACGGACCGGCGTTCGTCGGCTACGCCGCCGCGCTCACGTTCGCCGCCGGCGACTCGCGCCTCGTCGACCGGCTGCTGTTCCAGCTGGGGGCTGCACTCGCCGTCGCCGGCGCGCTGCTGCTCGTCTGGCGCCGCACCCGCAGCCCGGCGGCGCTGGCCTGGCTGGGGCTGCACCCGGTCTTCGGCGCCGTCATCGTGAACAGCGGCCAGATCGACGCCTTCATCGGGCTCGCCATCCTCGCCGCCGCCCTCCTCGTCGCCGAACGGCGAGGCGCCCTCGCCGGCCTGGCGATCGCGGTGGCGTCCCTCGTGAAGGTCACCAGCCTGGTGGTCCTGCCGGCGGTCGTGTTCTGGGCCTGGCGGCACGGGGAGCGGCGGGTGGCGCGACGAGCCGCCGCCGTCACCGGCGCCGTCGTCGCCGTGGTGTACCTCCCGTTCGTGGCCGGTCAGACCCACGTGCTGAAGGGGGCCGACCACTCCGTCACGCCGGGCTCGCCCTGGAACCTGCCCGCGGAGCTGCTCGTGGGCAAGGACGCCGGGCGCGACCTGCCGGGGCTCGTCCCCTCGAACGCGACGCTGTCCACCCTCTTCTACCTGTCGCTCGCCCTGGTGGGGGTCCTCGCCCTCGCCTTGGCGTGGCGCTGGGCCCGCGCCGACCGGCCGGAGCCCGCCACCGGGGCCGCGGCCGCGGCGTACGGGATCGGCGCCGAGTACACGCTGCCGTGGTACGCGGCGTGGGCGCTGCCGGTCATGACGGCCCGCCGGCCGTCGCCGCTCGGGTGGCTGGTGTGGGTGCAGGCGGCCGTGCTGCTGGCGGCGTGGAAGCTGCCGACCCACCACACCGGCGGCGTCGCCGACACCGTCTTGCGCGGCACCGTCGCGTACGCGCTGCCGATCGTGCTCCTCGGCGCCTTCGTGGCCGTGCGTGACCGCGGCGCGGCGTCGGAGGCCTCGCCCGTGCGGACCGCCGCCGGCGCCCGGTAGTCGCCGGCGCGGCCCCCCGAGGGACGGCTCGCGGAGCACCCGGCCCGGGGGGTCTGTGCGGGCAGCTGCCGGCCGGGGCACACGAGCCGCCCCGACCCGACGCGTGCTCTGGAACCGCGCGCCGAGCCTCGGGAGGCCGCTGCCCGCGTACCGTAGGCATCGGCACATCAGCCCGACGTAAAGAGCCGGCGAGGGCTCGATCATCCGGTCCCCGGCCCCGTCGACCGCGCCACTCGCAGCGGCCGGACGCCGTCCGAGCGCGGTCGCGCCGTCGGCCTCGGGGCGCCGTCGGGCCCGGAGGGCCCGCCCAGGGGGTGCCGCGCGATCCTGGCGGCGACGGGACACGAGGAGGAGGACACAACGTGGAGCCACGACGCATCGGCGACCTCGAGGTCTCGCCGGCCGGGCTGGGGTGCAACAACTTCGGCGGCCGCATCGACGAGGCCGCGTCCCGGGCCGTCGTCGCCGCCGCACTCGATGCCGGCGTCAACTTCTTCGACACCGCCGACCTCTACGGCGGCGGCCGGTCCGAGGAGTTCCTCGGCCGCGCCCTCGGCTCGGCCCGCGCCGACGTCGTCGTGGCCACGAAGTTCGGCATGCGCCGGCCTCCCGAGGGGCTGACCGGCGGCGACCCGGAGTGGGTCGCCCGCGCCGCCGAGGAGAGCCTCGGCCGGCTCGGCGTGGACCACATCGACCTGTACTGGCTCCACCAGCCGGACCCGAGCACGCCGATCGGCGACACCCTCGAGGCGCTCGACCGGCTCGTGGCCGCCGGCACCGTGCGCGAGATCGGGTGTTCAAACTTCTCGGCCGACCAGCTCGACGAGGCCGCGACCGCGGCGGCCGCGCTCGGCGTGCGGCCCTTCGTGAGCGTCCAGAACGAGTACAGCCTCGTGCACCGCGAGCCGGAGGCGGCGGTGCTGCCGGCGTGCCGACGGCTCGGCCTCAGCTTCGTGCCGTACTTCCCGCTCGCCAGCGGGCTCCTCACGGGGAAGTACGCCCGCGGCGAGGCGCCGCCCGCCGGCACCCGGCTGGCGCAGTGGCCGGCGGACCGGGTACAGCGGATCCTGAGCGACGATCGGCTCGCCGCCGTCGAGCGCCTCGAGGGCTTCGCGGCCGACCACGGGCACACCCTCCACGAGCTCGCGCTCTCGTGGCTGGCCGGCAACCCGCTGGTGCCGAGCGTCATCGCCGGCGCCACCACGCCGGAGCAGGCCCGGGCCAACGCGGCGGCCGCGACGGCGTGGGCCCTCACCCCCGGCGAGCAGGCCGAGCTCGACGCCGTCCTCGGCCCCTGACGCCGGCGGCGTCTCCGGGCGCGACGGTCCACCGCGCCGGCGGAGATCGTCGGTAGGTTCGACGGCTGTGACGGCCATCCGGGTCGGGAAGCGGTTCTTCGTGGCGGCGAACTGGGCGACCGAGCTCCACGCCGCCGCGGGCGGGTCCCGCTCGCCGTCGGTGGCGCAGGTCCTCGGCGTGGCGTCGCTCGTGCTCGGCGACGGCGGCACCCACCGCGAGGCGATCGCCGGGATGATCGTGGACGGCGCTCGCGGCGCCGACGTCGACCGGCGCGTCCTGCGGGCCCGCATCGGCAAGAAGGGGGCGCGGCTCGTGGCCGCCTGCGCCGACGTCCTCCTCGACGCGACGCGGCTCGACGAGGAGCGGGACCCGTCGGTGCTCCGCGTCTGCGCGGCGGTGACGATCCGCGACGTGCAGGAGCTGGTCCGCGACATCCGCCGGCACGGGAGCGTCGCCTTCGCCCGCCACGCCGACCCGCCGCCGAAGGTGCTCGAGCGCTACCGCCACCTGGTGGCGGTGTTCCGGCGGGGCCTGAGCCGGGACAGCCGGCTGACGCCCGAGCTGCGGGCCTCGGTCGCCGAGCTCGAGCGCAACGCCGAGCTCGAGACCGCGATCGCGGCCTGGCGGGTCGCGCACGTCGACGCCGCGTGAGCCGGCGTCAGGGCCCGAGCGCGGGCGGTCCCTCCCGGTAGCGGGCCAGCCGGGCCCCGAGGTCGGCGGCCTCGATGGCCTCGGCCGCCCGTCCCACCCAGTCACCGGCACGCTCCCCCGCGAGGGGCCGGGTCAGCCACAGGCCCGCGATGCGCACGAGGGCCGGCGCCTGGGCGTCCTCGAGCGTCCGGCCGCCCCCGGGCCAGGCGTAGGCGTTGACGGTGACGCGCTGGACGAAGCGGGGCTCGACGGGGTGGCCGTCCGCTCGGAGCCGGTTCACCACCAGCGACCCGAGGGCGTGGAGCTCCCGGGTCCCGACCGCCAACGACGATGCCAGCGGCGGGACCGCGGCGAGCAGGGCCTTCACCGAGAACGACACCCGCGAGCCGAGGCTCACCACCCGGGTTGACCACCGGCCCGCCACCCGGGCCACCGCCGGCACCACGAGGGTGGTGAGCCCGGCGGGCACGGGCGCCCGGGCCGCGGCGCGCACGTCGGCGGCGGTCTGCACCGGCAGCGGGTCCTCGACCGCCCGCCGCACCGCGGCGTCGAGGACCGCCTCCACGACGCCGTGCAGGCTGTCGGCCCGCACCGCGGGGGCGCGGCGCGCCGGCCCGGCGGCGGCCGGGGCCGGATCGTCCTGCGGCTCGTCGGCGGTGGCGATGACCCCAAGGTACGGCCCGTCGTGGCCGGTTTCTCACCCAGCGTTCACGCCGCCTTCATCCGCAACCCCGAGGATCCGGGGAAGGACCAAGGGATGGACGACAGCACCACCGCCGAGCCGACCCCGCGGGCGTCCCTCGTGCCCGCGCTCCTCGGCGCGCAGGCCGCCCTCCTCGCCGCGTTCGGCGTCGCCTGCCTCGCCGCCGGCGCCCTCGGTCTCGGGCTCGCGTGCGTCCTCGCCGCCGTGGTGGCCGCCGGGCTCGCCAGCTCGATCCACGAGGGGATGCCGGCGGTGACGAGCACCGTCCTCGGCTTCGAGGGCGCGGTGGTCGCGACCGCGCTCGTCACGGTGTCGGCCGGCGCCGCGCTCGGCGCCGCCGCCGCCACCGGCGCCGCGCTGGGCTGGGCCCGCCGCCGCGAGGCCTCCGCTCAGATGCGTCGGCCCGTGCCCTCCCAGTAGCGGTCGCGCAGGAGCCGCTTGTAGAGCTTGCCGGTCGGGTGTCGGGGCAGCGCGGCCTCGAAGTCGATCGAGCGGGGGACCTTGTACCCGGCGAGGTGCGCTCGGCACGACGCCAGCAGCTCGGCCGCCAGCTCGTCGGAGGGCTCCACCCCGTCCTCGAGCTCGACGGCCGCCTTCACCTCCTCTCCGTACTCGTCGTGCGGGATCCCGAACACAGCCGCGTCCCGCACCGCCGGATGCGCCTGCAGCACCCCTTCCACCTCGGCCGGGTAGATGTTCACGCCCCCGGCGATGATGAGGTCGACGCGCCGGTCCGAGAGGTGGAGATAGCCCTCCTCGTCGAGGTAGCCGACGTCCCCGAGCGTGAACACGCCGGGCTCGTGGTGCGCGGCAGCGGTCTTGGCCGGGTCGCGGTGGTACTCGAAGTCCATCCCGAGCCGGTTGCGGACGTAGAGCGTGCCGACCTCGCCGACCGTGCACTCGGTCCCGTCGTCGTGGAGCACCATCACGTCCACGAGCGGCCACGGCTTCCCGACGCTGGTCGGGTGGGCGAGCCACTCCTCGGCGGTGATGGTGGCGAGCATCGCCCCCTCGGTGCCGCCGTAGTACTCGACCAGCTTCGGGCCCCACCAGTCGATCATCTGGCGCTTCACGTCGGGCGGGCACGGCGCCGCGCCGTGGTACACGACCTGGAGGCTCGCGCCCGAGAACCGGGCCCGGACGTCGTCGGGGAGGCGCAGCAGCCGCCGCAGCTGCGTCGGCACGAAGTGCACGTTCGTCACCCGGTGGCGGTCGATGAGCCCCAGCGTCTCGGCGGCGTCGAAGCGGCGGCGCATCACGACCGTGCCCCCGGCGAGCAGCGGGAACAGGGCGAACGCCCACTGCGCCGAGTGGTACGCGGGGCCGCAGAGCAGCGTCACGCCGTCCGTGGGCAGCCCGAGGTTCTCGACCGCGCCGGCGGTGATGAGCTGCCAGGTCGACGCCGGCAGGCCGGCGCTGGTGAACGCGTTGCGGACGC harbors:
- a CDS encoding glucosaminidase domain-containing protein yields the protein MTNRLRRCRPVLASLVAGFSVLLVPAVAGAQATPPPPPTGQDQLLAAAIELSRTATRLDQVALEVSQVQARLHDAEVALLDVTTRANATQVQIDQLKAALAARAAAVYEQHGNQGAVLRVQHVLDVGAGEAYTNAASIDANQQLDELTAAENLLQQQRSQRDLERQAVADDQVRLQSVQASLEAVRARDESILGKLGGIPVMGTARLTAAQLAAWFRSTGLGAHLAGGTTIDQLTQMYIEEGAAEHVAGDLAFAQAILETGSFGHALDNNFAGIGACDSCTSEIGFPTPRDGVRAQIQLLRSYADPDSRAALLAHPPEAALFGANPAAAAASYDSFAYKGSAPLWNVMGNGKWATDPDYAIKVLELYARMVAFASAH
- a CDS encoding glycosyltransferase 87 family protein yields the protein MTAPEPRPASLDREPVQASPARPRPPPLSVALLVVAAALLIAVTVGARHSVGSTILVVGAAAAVGAFALLEARRPRIGPRPVVATIGVVLVVAVCVGPRSSNDLWSYTMYGRMVSVYGSSPYRHVPAEYRADPFDHLVSPIWQHRGSVYGPAFVGYAAALTFAAGDSRLVDRLLFQLGAALAVAGALLLVWRRTRSPAALAWLGLHPVFGAVIVNSGQIDAFIGLAILAAALLVAERRGALAGLAIAVASLVKVTSLVVLPAVVFWAWRHGERRVARRAAAVTGAVVAVVYLPFVAGQTHVLKGADHSVTPGSPWNLPAELLVGKDAGRDLPGLVPSNATLSTLFYLSLALVGVLALALAWRWARADRPEPATGAAAAAYGIGAEYTLPWYAAWALPVMTARRPSPLGWLVWVQAAVLLAAWKLPTHHTGGVADTVLRGTVAYALPIVLLGAFVAVRDRGAASEASPVRTAAGAR
- a CDS encoding aldo/keto reductase, giving the protein MEPRRIGDLEVSPAGLGCNNFGGRIDEAASRAVVAAALDAGVNFFDTADLYGGGRSEEFLGRALGSARADVVVATKFGMRRPPEGLTGGDPEWVARAAEESLGRLGVDHIDLYWLHQPDPSTPIGDTLEALDRLVAAGTVREIGCSNFSADQLDEAATAAAALGVRPFVSVQNEYSLVHREPEAAVLPACRRLGLSFVPYFPLASGLLTGKYARGEAPPAGTRLAQWPADRVQRILSDDRLAAVERLEGFAADHGHTLHELALSWLAGNPLVPSVIAGATTPEQARANAAAATAWALTPGEQAELDAVLGP
- a CDS encoding HD domain-containing protein; the protein is MTAIRVGKRFFVAANWATELHAAAGGSRSPSVAQVLGVASLVLGDGGTHREAIAGMIVDGARGADVDRRVLRARIGKKGARLVAACADVLLDATRLDEERDPSVLRVCAAVTIRDVQELVRDIRRHGSVAFARHADPPPKVLERYRHLVAVFRRGLSRDSRLTPELRASVAELERNAELETAIAAWRVAHVDAA
- a CDS encoding AMP-binding protein; the encoded protein is MAESFSSIAARKADTAALIDERTSRTWAGFDDHVNRLIHALRGLGLGAGDTVAVLSHNRVELFEVLGAAMHAGLVVVPLNWHWLAEEIAYVLEDSGARALLVDEDLAPVGADAVERAGGAVAMVRLGGDEYAELLAAQPGDEPADQVLAGPMFYTSGTTGRPKGVRNAFTSAGLPASTWQLITAGAVENLGLPTDGVTLLCGPAYHSAQWAFALFPLLAGGTVVMRRRFDAAETLGLIDRHRVTNVHFVPTQLRRLLRLPDDVRARFSGASLQVVYHGAAPCPPDVKRQMIDWWGPKLVEYYGGTEGAMLATITAEEWLAHPTSVGKPWPLVDVMVLHDDGTECTVGEVGTLYVRNRLGMDFEYHRDPAKTAAAHHEPGVFTLGDVGYLDEEGYLHLSDRRVDLIIAGGVNIYPAEVEGVLQAHPAVRDAAVFGIPHDEYGEEVKAAVELEDGVEPSDELAAELLASCRAHLAGYKVPRSIDFEAALPRHPTGKLYKRLLRDRYWEGTGRRI